Proteins encoded in a region of the Phoenix dactylifera cultivar Barhee BC4 chromosome 3, palm_55x_up_171113_PBpolish2nd_filt_p, whole genome shotgun sequence genome:
- the LOC103704172 gene encoding GDP-mannose transporter GONST1-like isoform X1 has protein sequence MPTDFKSDLFINYDAEAIPKSYDLEEPDFKAKNVATDFSNKARCKILHSFLKQGKNSLIKVATRAMINRTSNGTQAASDDVFDENGKRHNGIESKSGPLLSGMAYCISSCCMILLNKVVLSGYNFHAGISLMLYQNFISVAIVITLVFFGVVTTERLTWKLIRVWVPVNFIFVCMLVTGMYSLKYINVAMVTILKNMTNILTAIGETYFFRKRQNEKVWAALFLMVVSALCGGITDLTFHAVGYMWQFMNCIFTASYSLILRWKMDTARQLTQSGSLNEVSMVLLNNLLSLPFAIFLIILFNEWEYVYKADVIRMPIFWVVATASGLLGLAISFTSMWFLKQTGPTTYSLVGSLNKIPISIAGILLFRVPTSVPNLFSIVFGLFAGIFFAKAKMS, from the exons ATGCCTACGGATTTCAAatcagatttatttattaacTATGATGCAGAGGCTATACCCAAAAGCTATGATTTAGAGGAACCTGACTTCAAAGCTAAGAATGTGGCTACAGATTTCAGCAATAAAGCACGCTGCAAGATCCTTCATAGTTTTCTCAAGCAAGGAAAGAACTCGCTGATCAAAGTTGCGACGAGGGCCATGATTAACAG AACATCTAATGGAACTCAAGCAGCATCAGATGATGtctttgatgaaaatggaaagcGGCATAATGGAATTGAAAGTAAATCTGGGCCCTTGCTATCTGGAATGGCTTATTGCATTTCTTCTTGCTGCATGATATTGCTGAACAAAGTTGTTCTTTCTGGCTataattttcatgctggcatatCACTAATGCTTTACCAG AATTTTATAAGTGTCGCAATTGTCATAACATTGGTGTTCTTTGGAGTAGTCACAACAGAAAGACTCACATGGAAGCTGATCCGAGTTTGGGTTCCTGTAAACTTTATATTTGTCTGTATGCTGGTGACAGGCATGTACAG ttTGAAGTACATAAATGTTGCGATGGTCACCATATTAAAGAACATGACAAACATTTTAACAGCTATTGGAGAAacatattttttcagaaaacgCCAGAATGAGAAAGTCTGGGCTGCCCTTTTTCTAATG GTTGTATCAGCTCTATGTGGGGGAATCACTGATTTAACTTTCCATGCGGTAGGCTATATGTGGCAATTTATGAACTGCATTTTCACAGCAAGCTACTCA CTGATCCTGCGTTGGAAGATGGATACGGCAAGACAATTGACTCAATCTGGTTCACTCAATGAAGTGTCTATGGTGCTACTGAACAATTTGCTGTCATTACCCTTTGCCATATTCTTGATTATTCTCTTCAATGAGTGGGAATATGTTTACAAGGC GGACGTAATCAGGATGCCTATATTCTGGGTGGTGGCGACGGCAAGTGGATTACTTGGACTTGCCATCAGTTTCACCTCTATGTGGTTTTTAAAACAAACTGGCCCCACCACCTACAG TCTAGTGGGCTCATTGAACAAGATTCCTATCTCCATTGCTGGTATCTTGCTGTTCAGAGTCCCAACTAGTGTTCCCAACTTATTCAGCATAGTTTTTG GTCTTTTTGCTGGAATTTTCTTTGCAAAGGCAAAAATGTCGTGA
- the LOC103704172 gene encoding GDP-mannose transporter GONST2-like isoform X2 → MYRTIKLQLVQCRTSNGTQAASDDVFDENGKRHNGIESKSGPLLSGMAYCISSCCMILLNKVVLSGYNFHAGISLMLYQNFISVAIVITLVFFGVVTTERLTWKLIRVWVPVNFIFVCMLVTGMYSLKYINVAMVTILKNMTNILTAIGETYFFRKRQNEKVWAALFLMVVSALCGGITDLTFHAVGYMWQFMNCIFTASYSLILRWKMDTARQLTQSGSLNEVSMVLLNNLLSLPFAIFLIILFNEWEYVYKADVIRMPIFWVVATASGLLGLAISFTSMWFLKQTGPTTYSLVGSLNKIPISIAGILLFRVPTSVPNLFSIVFGLFAGIFFAKAKMS, encoded by the exons ATGTATCGTACTATTAAACTTCAATTGGTCCAATGCAGAACATCTAATGGAACTCAAGCAGCATCAGATGATGtctttgatgaaaatggaaagcGGCATAATGGAATTGAAAGTAAATCTGGGCCCTTGCTATCTGGAATGGCTTATTGCATTTCTTCTTGCTGCATGATATTGCTGAACAAAGTTGTTCTTTCTGGCTataattttcatgctggcatatCACTAATGCTTTACCAG AATTTTATAAGTGTCGCAATTGTCATAACATTGGTGTTCTTTGGAGTAGTCACAACAGAAAGACTCACATGGAAGCTGATCCGAGTTTGGGTTCCTGTAAACTTTATATTTGTCTGTATGCTGGTGACAGGCATGTACAG ttTGAAGTACATAAATGTTGCGATGGTCACCATATTAAAGAACATGACAAACATTTTAACAGCTATTGGAGAAacatattttttcagaaaacgCCAGAATGAGAAAGTCTGGGCTGCCCTTTTTCTAATG GTTGTATCAGCTCTATGTGGGGGAATCACTGATTTAACTTTCCATGCGGTAGGCTATATGTGGCAATTTATGAACTGCATTTTCACAGCAAGCTACTCA CTGATCCTGCGTTGGAAGATGGATACGGCAAGACAATTGACTCAATCTGGTTCACTCAATGAAGTGTCTATGGTGCTACTGAACAATTTGCTGTCATTACCCTTTGCCATATTCTTGATTATTCTCTTCAATGAGTGGGAATATGTTTACAAGGC GGACGTAATCAGGATGCCTATATTCTGGGTGGTGGCGACGGCAAGTGGATTACTTGGACTTGCCATCAGTTTCACCTCTATGTGGTTTTTAAAACAAACTGGCCCCACCACCTACAG TCTAGTGGGCTCATTGAACAAGATTCCTATCTCCATTGCTGGTATCTTGCTGTTCAGAGTCCCAACTAGTGTTCCCAACTTATTCAGCATAGTTTTTG GTCTTTTTGCTGGAATTTTCTTTGCAAAGGCAAAAATGTCGTGA
- the LOC103704172 gene encoding GDP-mannose transporter GONST2-like isoform X3, with the protein MLVTGMYSLKYINVAMVTILKNMTNILTAIGETYFFRKRQNEKVWAALFLMVVSALCGGITDLTFHAVGYMWQFMNCIFTASYSLILRWKMDTARQLTQSGSLNEVSMVLLNNLLSLPFAIFLIILFNEWEYVYKADVIRMPIFWVVATASGLLGLAISFTSMWFLKQTGPTTYSLVGSLNKIPISIAGILLFRVPTSVPNLFSIVFGLFAGIFFAKAKMS; encoded by the exons ATGCTGGTGACAGGCATGTACAG ttTGAAGTACATAAATGTTGCGATGGTCACCATATTAAAGAACATGACAAACATTTTAACAGCTATTGGAGAAacatattttttcagaaaacgCCAGAATGAGAAAGTCTGGGCTGCCCTTTTTCTAATG GTTGTATCAGCTCTATGTGGGGGAATCACTGATTTAACTTTCCATGCGGTAGGCTATATGTGGCAATTTATGAACTGCATTTTCACAGCAAGCTACTCA CTGATCCTGCGTTGGAAGATGGATACGGCAAGACAATTGACTCAATCTGGTTCACTCAATGAAGTGTCTATGGTGCTACTGAACAATTTGCTGTCATTACCCTTTGCCATATTCTTGATTATTCTCTTCAATGAGTGGGAATATGTTTACAAGGC GGACGTAATCAGGATGCCTATATTCTGGGTGGTGGCGACGGCAAGTGGATTACTTGGACTTGCCATCAGTTTCACCTCTATGTGGTTTTTAAAACAAACTGGCCCCACCACCTACAG TCTAGTGGGCTCATTGAACAAGATTCCTATCTCCATTGCTGGTATCTTGCTGTTCAGAGTCCCAACTAGTGTTCCCAACTTATTCAGCATAGTTTTTG GTCTTTTTGCTGGAATTTTCTTTGCAAAGGCAAAAATGTCGTGA
- the LOC103704040 gene encoding nematode resistance protein-like HSPRO1 yields the protein MIDLERKTANMATTGISAGSHRNPYLSAPSSPQIRDASATCAYEQYLRLPELSKLWSSKNFPGWKNESILKPTLQALEITFRFISVTLSDPRPYANRREWKRRLESLAGRQIELIATLCEEEELGRGVPVADLSSSKGVLSREQSSQEVWQLPGTSTVVSRTSTASLLPRLAIWEKSEDVASKILFQIESQMHRCAFTLGLGEPNLAGKPALDYDIVVRPSDLHSLKKSPMESKNQENQTLFTAHQILESWLFAARELLERIGERMDGKDWEKAASDCWLLERVWKLLAEVEDLHLLMDPNDFLRLKSQLGISAASGSEAFCFRSNALLRVTNGSRDLKRTVPWILGVEVDPSGGPRVQEAAMRLFHSRRRGEDGRVGLLQALPAIETAVKKFFFAYRQLIVAVMGSLEASCNQALCLPSESLGSLSHMFLEPPYFPSLDAAKAFLGSFWQNEHGNFRSGSDSRS from the coding sequence ATGATCGATTTGGAGCGGAAAACAGCAAATATGGCAACGACCGGGATATCCGCTGGATCGCACAGAAATCCATACCTATCCGCTCCCTCTTCACCACAAATCCGAGACGCCTCCGCTACTTGCGCTTACGAGCAGTACCTCCGCCTCCCAGAGCTCTCCAAGCTCTGGAGCTCCAAAAATTTCCCCGGGTGGAAGAACGAGTCCATCCTCAAGCCGACCCTGCAGGCCTTGGAGATCACGTTCCGGTTCATCTCTGTCACCCTATCCGACCCGCGACCATATGCGAACCGCCGGGAGTGGAAGCGGCGGCTCGAGTCCCTCGCCGGTCGCCAGATCGAGCTCATCGCCACCCTCTGCGAAGAGGAGGAGCTCGGCCGCGGGGTGCCGGTGGCCGACCTCAGCTCATCCAAGGGGGTCCTGTCTCGAGAACAGAGCTCTCAGGAGGTCTGGCAGCTCCCCGGGACGTCCACCGTCGTGAGCCGCACGAGCACGGCGAGCCTCCTTCCAAGGCTAGCCATATGGGAGAAATCGGAGGACGTGGCCTCTAAAATCCTCTTCCAGATCGAGAGCCAGATGCACCGATGCGCCTTCACCCTTGGACTGGGCGAGCCCAACCTCGCCGGAAAGCCCGCCCTCGACTACGATATCGTCGTCCGGCCGTCGGATCTGCACTCCCTCAAGAAAAGCCCGATGGAGTCCAAGAATCAAGAGAACCAGACGCTCTTCACCGCCCACCAGATTCTGGAATCGTGGCTCTTCGCCGCCCGGGAGCTGTTGGAAAGAATAGGAGAGAGGATGGACGGGAAGGATTGGGAGAAGGCGGCGAGCGATTGCTGGCTCCTGGAGCGGGTGTGGAAGCTTCTGGCCGAGGTGGAGGACCTCCACCTCCTGATGGACCCGAACGACTTCCTCCGCCTCAAGAGCCAGCTCGGGATCAGCGCCGCCTCCGGATCGGAGGCGTTCTGCTTCCGGTCGAACGCTCTGCTCCGTGTCACGAATGGCTCCAGGGATCTGAAGCGCACGGTGCCTTGGATTCTCGGGGTGGAGGTCGACCCCAGCGGCGGGCCCCGGGTTCAGGAAGCGGCCATGAGGTTGTTCCACAGCCGGAGGAGGGGCGAGGATGGGAGGGTTGGTCTGCTGCAGGCGCTGCCGGCGATCGAAACGGCGGTGAAGAAGTTCTTCTTCGCGTACCGGCAGTTGATCGTGGCCGTCATGGGGAGCTTGGAAGCGAGCTGCAACCAGGCCCTGTGCCTGCCGTCGGAGTCCTTGGGTTCGCTATCGCACATGTTCTTGGAGCCGCCCTATTTCCCGAGCTTGGATGCGGCCAAGGCGTTCTTGGGAAGCTTCTGGCAGAACGAGCATGGTAACTTCCGGAGCGGATCGGATAGCCGATCGTGA